In Balaenoptera musculus isolate JJ_BM4_2016_0621 chromosome 19, mBalMus1.pri.v3, whole genome shotgun sequence, one genomic interval encodes:
- the ATP4A gene encoding potassium-transporting ATPase alpha chain 1, translating into MGKAENYELYQVELGPGPSGDMAAKMSKKKAGSGGGKRKEKLENMKKEMEINDHQLSVPELEQKYQTSATKGLSASLAAELLLRDGPNALRPPRGTPEYVKFARQLAGGLQCLMWVAAAICLIAFAIQASEGDLTTDDNLYLALALIAVVVVTGCFGYYQEFKSTNIIASFKNLVPQQATVIRDGDKFQINADQLVVGDLVEMKGGDRVPADIRILQAQGCKVDNSSLTGESEPQTRSPECTHESPLETRNIAFFSTMCLEGTAQGLVVSTGDRTIIGRIASLASGVENEKTPIAIEIEHFVDIIAGLAILFGATFFIVAMCIGYTFLRAMVFFMAIVVAYVPEGLLATVTVCLSLTAKRLASKNCVVKNLEAVETLGSTSVICSDKTGTLTQNRMTVSHLWFDNHIHSADTTEDQSGQTFDQSSETWRALCRVLTLCNRAAFKSGQDAVPVPKRIVIGDASETALLKFSELTLGNAMGYRERFPKVCEIPFNSTNKFQLSIHTLEDPRDPRHVLVMKGAPERVLERCSSILIKGQELPLDEQWREAFQTAYLSLGGLGERVLGFCQLYLSEKDYPHGYAFDVEDMNFPTSGLCFAGLVSMIDPPRATVPDAVLKCRTAGIRVIMVTGDHPITAKAIAASVGIISEGSETVEDIASRLRVPVDQVNRKDARACVINGMQLKDMDPSELVEALRTHPEMVFARTSPQQKLVIVESCQRLGAIVAVTGDGVNDSPALKKADIGVAMGIAGSDAAKNAADMILLDDNFASIVTGVEQGRLIFDNLKKSIAYTLTKNIPELTPYLIYITVSVPLPLGCITILFIELCTDIFPSVSLAYEKAESDIMHLRPRNPKRDRLVNEPLAAYSYFQIGAIQSFAGFTDYFTAMAQEGWFPLLCVGLRPYWEDHHLQDLQDSYGQEWTFGQRLYQQYTCYTVFFISIEMCQIADVLIRKTRRLSAFQQGFFRNRILVIAIVFQVCIGCFLCYCPGMPNIFNFMPIRYQWWLVPMPFGLLIFVYDEIRKLGVRCCPGSWWDQELYY; encoded by the exons ATGGGGAAGGCA GAGAATTACGAGCTGTACCAGGTAGAGCTGGGTCCTGGTCCCAGCGGGGACATGGCAGCCAAGATGAGCAAGAAGAAGGCGGGCAGTGGAGGgggcaagaggaaggagaagctggAGAACATGAAGAAGGAGATGGAGATT AACGACCACCAGCTGTCAGTGCCCGAGCTGGAACAGAAATACCAGACCAGTGCGACCAAG GGCCTGTCTGCCAGCCTGGCCGCCGAGCTGCTGCTGCGGGACGGGCCCAATGCCTTGAGGCCGCCGCGGGGCACCCCCGAGTACGTCAAGTTCGCGCGGCAGCTGGCGGGCGGTCTGCAGTGCCTCATGTGGGTGGCCGCTGCCATCTGCCTCATTGCCTTTGCCATCCAGGCCAGCGAGGGCGACCTCACCACGGACGACAAT CTGTACCTGGCACTGGCCCTCATTGCCGTGGTTGTGGTCACTGGCTGCTTCGGCTACTATCAGGAGTTTAAGAGCACCAACATCATTGCCAGCTTCAAGAACCTTGTGCCCCAG CAAGCAACGGTGATCCGAGATGGGGACAAGTTCCAGATCAACGCAGATCAGCTGGTGGTGGGCGACCTGGTGGAGATGAAAGGTGGGGATCGAGTGCCAGCCGACATCCGCATCCTGCAGGCCCAGGGCTGCAAGGTGGACAACTCCTCGCTGACTGGAGAGTCTGAGCCGCAGACCCGCTCGCCCGAGTGCACGCACGAGAGCCCCCTGGAGACCCGCAACATCGCCTTCTTCTCCACCATGTGCCTTGAGG GCACCGCGCAGGGCCTGGTGGTGAGCACCGGCGACCGCACCATCATCGGGCGCATCGCATCACTGGCCTCGGGagtagaaaatgagaagacacccATCGCTATCGAAATTGAACATTTTGTGGACATCATCGCAGGCCTGGCCATCCTCTTTGGTGCCACATTTTTCATAGTGGCCATGTGCATTGGCTACACCTTCCTGCGGGCCATGGTCTTCTTCATGGCCATTGTGGTAGCCTATGTGCCTGAGGGGCTGCTGGCCACTGTCACG GTCTGCCTGTCCCTGACAGCCAAGCGGCTGGCCAGCAAGAACTGTGTAGTCAAGAACTTGGAAGCAGTGGAGACACTGGGCTCCACGTCAGTGATCTGCTCTGACAAGACGGGGACCCTCACTCAGAACCGCATGACTGTGTCCCATCTGTGGTTCGACAACCACATCCACTCGGCTGACACTACAGAAGACCAGTCag GGCAGACGTTTGACCAGTCCTCGGAGACCTGGCGGGCGTTGTGCCGCGTGCTCACCCTGTGTAACCGTGCTGCCTTCAAGTCGGGCCAGGACGCAGTGCCCGTGCCCAAG CGCATCGTGATCGGGGACGCGTCGGAGACTGCGCTGCTCAAGTTCTCGGAGCTGACGCTGGGCAATGCCATGGGCTACCGCGAGCGCTTCCCCAAAGTCTGCGAGATCCCCTTCAACTCCACCAACAAGTTCCAG TTGTCCATCCACACCCTGGAGGACCCGCGCGACCCGAGGCACGTGCTTGTAATGAAGGGGGCCCCCGAGCGCGTGCTGGAGCGCTGTAGCTCCATCCTCATCAAGGGCCAGGAGCTGCCGCTGGATGAGCAATGGCGCGAGGCCTTCCAGACTGCCTACCTCAGCCTGGGAGGCCTGGGCGAACGCGTCCTGG GCTTCTGCCAGCTCTACCTGAGTGAGAAGGACTACCCGCATGGCTATGCCTTCGACGTGGAGGACATGAACTTTCCAACCAGTGGCCTGTGCTTTGCGGGACTTGTATCCATGATTGACCCACCCCGGGCCACCGTTCCTGATGCTGTGCTCAAGTGCCGCACAGCAGGCATCCGG GTGATCATGGTGACAGGTGACCACCCCATCACAGCCAAGGCCATTGCAGCCAGTGTGGGCATCATCTCGGAAGGCAGTGAGACAGTGGAGGACATTGCTTCCCGCCTCCGTGTGCCCGTGGACCAGGTTAACCGGAA GGATGCCCGCGCCTGTGTGATCAACGGCATGCAGCTGAAGGACATGGACCCATCAGAGCTGGTCGAGGCACTGCGTACCCACCCTGAGATGGTGTTTGCTCGTACCAGCCCCCAGCAGAAGCTGGTGATTGTGGAGAGCTGCCAGCGACTG GGTGCAATCGTGGCTGTGACGGGGGATGGTGTGAATGACTCCCCAGCCCTGAAGAAGGCAGACATTGGCGTGGCCATGGGCATTGCCGGCTCGGATGCTGCTAAAAATGCAGCCGACATGATCCTGCTGGATGACAACTTTGCCTCCATTGTGACAGGCGTGGAGCAGG GCCGACTGATCTTTGACAACCTGAAAAAGTCCATCGCCTACACACTGACCAAGAACATCCCTGAACTGACGCCGTACCTTATTTACATCACCGTCAGCGTGCCCCTGCCCCTCGGGTGCATCACCATCCTCTTCATAGAACTCTGTACCGACATC TTCCCCTCTGTGTCCCTGGCGTACGAGAAGGCCGAGAGTGACATCATGCACCTGCGTCCACGGAACCCGAAGCGTGACCGATTGGTCAACGAGCCCCTGGCTGCCTACTCCTACTTCCAGATCG GTGCCATCCAGTCATTTGCTGGCTTCACTGACTACTTCACGGCCATGGCCCAGGAGGgctggttccctttgctgtgtgTGGGGCTCCGGCCATACTGGGAGGACCACCACCTACAAGATCTGCAGGACAGCTATGGCCAGGAGTGG ACGTTCGGGCAGCGCCTGTACCAGCAGTACACCTGTTACACCGTGTTCTTCATCAGCATCGAGATGTGCCAGATTGCCGACGTCCTCATCCGCAAGACACGCCGCCTCTCTGCCTTCCAGCAGGGCTTCTTCAG GAACAGGATCCTGGTGATCGCCATCGTGTTCCAGGTCTGCATCGGCTGCTTCCTGTGCTACTGCCCCGGAATGCCCAACATCTTCAACTTCATGCCCATTCG GTACCAGTGGTGGCTGGTCCCcatgccctttggcctcctcatCTTCGTCTATGATGAGATCCGGAAACTTGGAGTTCGCTGTTGCCCAGGGA gctgGTGGGACCAGGAACTCTACTATTAG
- the TMEM147 gene encoding transmembrane protein 147, whose protein sequence is MTLFHFGNCFALAYFPYFITYKCSGLSEYNAFWKCVQAGVTYLFVQLCKMLFLATFFPTWEGGIYDFIGEFMKASVDVADLIGLNLVMSRNAGKGEYKIMVAALGWATAELIMSRCIPLWVGARGIEFDWKYIQMSIDSNISLVHYIVASAQVWMITRYDLYHTFRPAVLLLMFLSVYKAFVMETFVHLCSLGSWTALLARAVVTGLLALSTLALYVAVVNVHS, encoded by the exons ATGACGCTGTTCCACTTCGGTAACTGCTTCGCCCTGGCCTACTTCCCCTACTTCATCACCTACAAGTGCAGCGGCCT GTCCGAGTACAACGCCTTCTGGAAGTGCGTCCAGGCCGGGGTCACCTACCTCTTCGTGCAGCTGTGCAAG ATGCTGTTCCTGGCCACTTTCTTTCCCACCTGGGAAGGCGGCATCTATGACTTCATTGGG GAGTTCATGAAGGCCAGCGTGGATGTGGCAGACCTGATAGGCCTAAACCTTGTCATGTCCCGGAATGCCGGCAAGGGGGAATACAAGATCATGGTtgctgccctgggctgggccacCGCCGAGCTCATTATGTCCCG CTGCATCCCTCTCTGGGTTGGAGCTCGGGGCATTGAGTTTGACTGGAAATACATCCAGATGAGCATTGACTCCAACATCAGTCTG GTCCATTACATCGTCGCATCTGCCCAGGTGTGGATGATAACACGCTATGACCTGTACCACACCTTCCGGCCAGCAGTCCTCCTACTGATGTTCCTTAGCGTCTACAAGGCCTTCGTCATGGA GACCTTCGTCCACCTGTGTTCCCTGGGCAGCTGGACGGCACTTTTGGCCCGAGCGGTGGTGACGGGGCTGCTGGCCCTCAGCACCCTGGCCCTGTATGTCGCTGTTGTCAACGTGCACTCCTAG